The following are from one region of the Mycolicibacterium diernhoferi genome:
- the upp gene encoding uracil phosphoribosyltransferase — MDVRVVDHPLAAARLTSLRDERTGNAAFRAALRDLTLMLIYEATRDAPSETIAVRTPVTDTTGSRLANPPLLVPVLRAGLGMVDQAHALIPEAQVGFVGVARDEQTHQPTPYLASLPDDLSTRAVFVLDPMLATGGSMAHTIGLLKARNAVDITAVCVVCAPEGIAALEKAAPDMRLITATIDEGLNDIAYIVPGLGDAGDRQFGPR, encoded by the coding sequence ATGGATGTACGCGTCGTTGACCACCCCCTGGCCGCTGCACGCCTGACGTCGTTGCGCGATGAGCGCACCGGCAATGCCGCGTTCCGGGCGGCGTTGCGGGATCTGACGCTGATGCTCATCTACGAGGCGACCCGGGATGCGCCGAGCGAAACCATCGCGGTGCGCACCCCGGTCACCGACACCACCGGTTCTCGGCTGGCCAACCCGCCCCTGCTGGTGCCGGTGCTGCGGGCCGGGCTGGGCATGGTCGATCAGGCGCATGCGCTCATCCCCGAGGCACAGGTGGGGTTCGTCGGGGTGGCCCGTGACGAACAGACCCATCAGCCGACCCCGTACCTGGCCTCGCTGCCGGACGACCTGAGCACCCGGGCGGTGTTCGTGCTCGACCCGATGCTCGCCACCGGCGGCTCGATGGCGCACACCATCGGACTTCTCAAGGCCCGCAACGCCGTCGACATCACCGCGGTGTGCGTGGTCTGCGCCCCGGAAGGCATCGCCGCCCTGGAGAAGGCCGCCCCCGACATGCGACTGATCACCGCGACCATCGACGAGGGTCTCAACGACATCGCCTACATCGTCCCGGGATTGGGGGACGCGGGCGACCGCCAGTTCGGGCCCCGCTAG
- a CDS encoding MarR family winged helix-turn-helix transcriptional regulator — protein sequence MTKQDASAATELRESVMAVARQLRRHRPDHGLTLSQMQVLAEVTRTGAATPAELAARMHVRVQSLTDSINGLVAAGLASRRPDDTDRRRQLVELTAAGRALLATDRAERDAWLDASMREHLTELEFGLLLLVAPVLRKLADADSPATGTISA from the coding sequence ATGACGAAGCAGGACGCCTCCGCGGCCACCGAACTGCGGGAATCGGTGATGGCGGTGGCCCGCCAGTTGCGGCGCCACCGCCCCGACCACGGCCTGACCCTGAGCCAGATGCAGGTGCTCGCCGAGGTCACCCGCACCGGCGCGGCCACCCCGGCCGAACTGGCCGCCCGCATGCATGTGCGTGTGCAGTCGCTGACCGACAGCATCAACGGCCTCGTCGCCGCCGGACTGGCCTCGCGGCGCCCCGACGACACCGACCGTCGCCGCCAGCTCGTCGAACTCACCGCCGCCGGCCGCGCGCTGCTGGCCACCGACCGCGCCGAGCGGGATGCCTGGCTGGACGCCTCGATGCGTGAACACCTCACCGAACTGGAGTTCGGGCTGCTACTGCTGGTCGCCCCGGTATTGCGCAAGCTCGCCGACGCCGACAGCCCGGCAACGGGCACAATCAGCGCATGA
- the satS gene encoding protein export chaperone SatS — MAADIVPVRIGLTNGDLYTLWAPRWRDAGDEWEAFLGKDEDIFAFESVADLAAFVRTDSDNDLADHPAWEKLTEANAHRFDPAEDQRHDLIGVPELVAEKPTEESVKTLRGALGIVSAIGSVCDLPTITKMFNGNPVLGTIGGGLEAFSGRAGRKRWAEIEAVIGRAWDGVIDTLDELVSTPQVPKAESEKAEAELAEPAPEFDDIVTDDEVLIEGEVDTEEEVDALQAEAERQVLGGDKDFWAQVGIDPIRVMTSSGTLYTLRCYVGDDPRFLGRNGRISVFNSERALARYLADEHESDLSGFSTYEIIRTAATDGSLRVEVTEENIYVLSGLVDDIADGPEAVDREQLDLALEFLRDVGDYAEDPIVSKTLAADQPLGAFVDYVLDPKKPKPKGSTLEAVDQFEELERFVESRLRHE; from the coding sequence ATGGCGGCTGACATCGTGCCGGTCCGGATCGGACTGACCAATGGCGACCTGTACACCCTATGGGCACCGCGCTGGCGCGATGCCGGTGACGAATGGGAGGCATTCCTCGGCAAGGACGAGGACATCTTCGCCTTCGAGTCGGTCGCCGATCTGGCGGCGTTCGTGCGCACCGACAGTGACAACGATCTGGCCGATCACCCCGCGTGGGAGAAGCTCACCGAGGCCAACGCGCACCGGTTCGATCCCGCCGAGGATCAGCGGCACGACCTGATCGGGGTGCCCGAACTCGTCGCGGAGAAGCCCACCGAGGAGTCCGTCAAGACATTGCGCGGTGCGTTGGGCATCGTGTCGGCCATCGGATCGGTGTGCGACCTGCCCACCATCACCAAGATGTTCAACGGCAACCCGGTGCTGGGCACCATCGGCGGCGGCCTCGAGGCGTTCAGCGGCCGCGCCGGGCGCAAGCGGTGGGCCGAGATCGAAGCGGTGATCGGCCGCGCCTGGGACGGCGTCATCGACACCCTCGACGAGTTGGTGAGCACCCCGCAGGTGCCGAAGGCGGAGTCGGAGAAGGCCGAGGCCGAGCTGGCCGAACCCGCTCCCGAGTTCGACGACATCGTCACCGACGATGAGGTGCTCATCGAGGGCGAGGTCGACACCGAGGAGGAGGTCGACGCGCTGCAGGCCGAGGCCGAGCGTCAGGTGCTCGGCGGGGACAAGGACTTCTGGGCGCAGGTCGGCATCGACCCCATCCGCGTCATGACCAGCAGCGGCACCCTCTACACCCTGCGCTGCTACGTCGGCGACGACCCGCGCTTCCTGGGCCGCAACGGCCGCATCAGCGTGTTCAACTCCGAGCGCGCCCTGGCCCGCTACCTGGCCGACGAGCACGAGAGCGACCTGTCGGGGTTCAGCACCTACGAGATCATCCGCACCGCCGCGACCGACGGTTCGCTGCGCGTCGAGGTGACCGAGGAGAACATCTACGTGCTGTCCGGGCTGGTCGACGACATCGCCGACGGCCCCGAGGCGGTCGACCGCGAGCAGCTCGATCTGGCACTGGAATTCCTGCGGGACGTCGGCGATTACGCCGAGGACCCGATCGTGTCGAAGACGCTGGCCGCCGATCAGCCGCTGGGCGCCTTCGTCGACTACGTGCTGGACCCCAAGAAGCCCAAGCCCAAGGGCTCGACCCTCGAAGCCGTCGACCAGTTCGAAGAGCTGGAGCGCTTCGTCGAATCCCGCCTGCGCCACGAGTGA
- a CDS encoding adenosine deaminase: protein MSTPLTLDLITQAPKALLHDHLDGGLRPATVLELADEVGYRHLPADNADELATFFRTAAHSGSLVRYLEPFAHTVGVMQTADALHRVAFECVEDLAADNVVYAEVRFAPELHIDGGLSLDEVVDAVLAGFAAGEKAAGGAGRTIVVRCLVTAMRHAARSREIAELAVRFRDRGVVGFDIAGAEAGYPPSRHLDAFEYMRSNNARFTIHAGEAFGLPSIHEAIAFCGADRLGHGVRIVDDISVAEDGTVRLGPLAAILRDKRVPLELCPSSNVQTGAVNSLAEHPFDLLARARFRVTVNTDNRLMSDTTMSQEMLRLVEAFGYGWSDLLRFTINAIKSSFLHFDERLALIDGVIKPRYAVLIG, encoded by the coding sequence ATGAGCACGCCGCTGACGTTGGACCTCATCACCCAGGCGCCCAAGGCGCTGCTGCACGATCACCTCGACGGTGGCCTGCGCCCGGCCACCGTGCTGGAACTGGCCGACGAGGTCGGTTACCGGCATCTGCCCGCCGACAACGCCGATGAGTTGGCGACCTTCTTCCGCACCGCCGCGCACAGCGGTTCGCTGGTCCGCTATCTGGAACCGTTCGCGCACACCGTCGGCGTCATGCAGACCGCGGACGCCCTGCACCGGGTGGCGTTCGAGTGCGTGGAGGATCTGGCCGCCGACAATGTCGTCTACGCCGAGGTGCGCTTCGCCCCGGAACTGCACATCGACGGTGGACTGTCGCTCGACGAGGTCGTCGACGCGGTGCTGGCCGGGTTCGCCGCGGGGGAGAAGGCCGCCGGGGGCGCGGGCCGCACGATCGTGGTCCGCTGTCTGGTGACCGCGATGCGGCACGCCGCGCGCTCGCGCGAGATCGCGGAGCTGGCCGTGCGTTTCCGCGACCGGGGGGTGGTCGGGTTCGACATCGCCGGCGCCGAGGCCGGCTATCCGCCGAGCCGGCATCTGGATGCATTCGAATACATGCGAAGCAACAACGCGCGCTTCACCATCCATGCCGGGGAGGCGTTCGGGCTGCCGTCCATCCACGAGGCCATCGCCTTCTGCGGGGCGGACCGACTGGGGCACGGGGTGCGCATCGTCGATGACATCTCGGTGGCCGAGGACGGCACGGTGCGGCTCGGCCCGTTGGCGGCGATCCTGCGGGACAAGCGGGTTCCGCTGGAACTGTGCCCGAGCTCCAATGTGCAGACCGGCGCGGTGAACAGCCTCGCCGAGCATCCGTTCGATCTGCTGGCCCGGGCCCGGTTCCGGGTGACCGTGAACACCGACAACCGGTTGATGAGCGACACCACGATGAGCCAGGAGATGCTGCGCCTGGTCGAGGCGTTCGGCTACGGGTGGAGCGACCTGCTGCGGTTCACCATCAACGCGATCAAGTCCTCGTTCCTGCATTTCGATGAGCGGCTGGCGCTCATCGACGGCGTCATCAAGCCCCGGTATGCCGTTCTCATCGGCTAA
- a CDS encoding AbrB family transcriptional regulator — MTVGKWRGPVNWILLAAVSVAVTVPLRLVGVPSAGLFAALVVGIGLALANLAPKAVPRKIGIAAQGVLGVYIGTMVSRDALGALGPHWMVVLTVALATLLISVAAGALLGLRRDVSPLTGSLAMVAGGASGLVAIARELGADDRVVAVVQYLRVALVTASMPIVVTLIYRAERTHHAGPVGQSGSTPWYLSVLVLVVLVLAGATVGRWIRLPGAGLLGPLALTVVLQLSGIPFDLSVPAVLVEVGYLIIGWQAGVAFTRESLRAVGRTLPAALALIVVLTVATAGLGVLLAHVAGLTPLEGYLATSPGGVYAVLATAVETGSNVTFVIAAQVVRILLMLFAAPFLAKGIRALSERRGRRPAPSGGR, encoded by the coding sequence GTGACAGTGGGGAAGTGGCGTGGGCCGGTGAACTGGATCCTGCTGGCGGCGGTCAGCGTGGCGGTCACCGTCCCGCTGAGGCTGGTCGGTGTCCCGTCGGCCGGACTGTTCGCCGCCCTGGTGGTCGGTATCGGCTTGGCGCTGGCGAACCTGGCCCCGAAGGCGGTGCCCCGCAAGATCGGCATCGCCGCGCAGGGCGTGCTCGGCGTCTACATCGGCACCATGGTGTCTCGCGACGCGCTCGGTGCGCTCGGTCCGCACTGGATGGTGGTGCTGACGGTGGCGCTGGCCACCCTGCTGATCAGCGTGGCCGCCGGTGCGCTGCTGGGACTGCGCCGCGACGTGAGCCCGCTGACCGGTTCGCTGGCCATGGTCGCCGGCGGGGCCTCCGGGCTGGTGGCCATCGCGCGTGAACTCGGGGCCGATGACCGGGTGGTGGCGGTCGTGCAGTACCTGCGGGTGGCGCTGGTGACGGCCTCGATGCCCATCGTCGTCACCCTGATCTACCGCGCCGAGCGCACCCACCACGCCGGCCCGGTCGGCCAATCAGGGTCAACGCCTTGGTATCTCAGTGTGCTGGTGCTCGTGGTCCTGGTGCTTGCCGGTGCCACGGTGGGCCGGTGGATCCGGCTCCCGGGCGCGGGGCTGCTGGGGCCGCTGGCGCTGACGGTCGTACTGCAACTGAGCGGGATCCCGTTCGATCTGAGCGTGCCGGCCGTCCTGGTCGAGGTCGGCTATCTGATCATCGGGTGGCAGGCGGGCGTGGCCTTCACCCGGGAGTCGCTGCGCGCGGTCGGTCGCACGCTGCCGGCCGCGCTGGCGCTGATCGTGGTGCTGACCGTCGCGACCGCGGGGCTGGGGGTGCTGCTGGCCCACGTCGCCGGTCTGACCCCGCTGGAGGGGTATCTGGCCACCAGTCCCGGCGGGGTGTACGCGGTGCTGGCCACCGCCGTCGAGACCGGGTCCAACGTCACCTTCGTCATCGCCGCACAGGTGGTGCGCATCCTGCTGATGCTGTTCGCCGCACCGTTTCTGGCCAAGGGCATCCGTGCGCTCAGCGAGCGCCGCGGCCGGCGGCCCGCGCCGTCCGGCGGTAGATGA
- a CDS encoding M20 family metallopeptidase, which yields MSTVTASSCVEDAVNRRSADLIALSHDIHAEPELSFAEHRSCAKTQALVAERGFAVTAAPGGLDTAFRAEFGSGSLVIGVCAEYDALPGLGHACGHNIIAASAVGTALALAEVADELDLTVVLLGTPAEEAGGGKVLLLNAGVFDDIAASVMLHPGPADMAAARSLALTEVAVTYTGRESHAAVAPHLGVNAGDAVTVAQVAIGLLRQQLTPGQMVHGIVTHGGEATNVIPAHTELRYTMRATDMASLQALESRMAGCFSAGAVATGCTHEVRETAPPYDALAPDPYLAEVFRAEMIRNGRHPLPAELEAALPLGSTDMGNVTQLLPGIHPVVGIDAGGATLHQQEFAAAAAGPSADKAVVDGSIMLARTVVALAQNTVERDRVLAAQARRRAS from the coding sequence ATGTCCACGGTCACCGCGTCGTCGTGCGTCGAGGACGCGGTGAACCGTCGCAGCGCCGATCTCATCGCCCTGTCGCACGACATCCACGCCGAGCCCGAGTTGTCCTTCGCCGAGCATCGCAGCTGCGCCAAGACCCAGGCGCTGGTCGCCGAACGCGGTTTCGCGGTGACCGCGGCGCCCGGCGGCCTGGACACCGCGTTCCGCGCCGAGTTCGGCAGCGGCTCCCTGGTCATCGGGGTATGCGCGGAGTACGACGCATTGCCGGGACTCGGGCACGCCTGCGGGCACAACATCATCGCCGCCTCGGCGGTGGGCACCGCGCTGGCGTTGGCCGAGGTGGCCGACGAACTGGATCTGACGGTCGTGCTGCTCGGCACCCCGGCCGAGGAGGCCGGCGGCGGAAAGGTGTTGCTGCTCAACGCCGGTGTCTTCGACGACATCGCCGCGTCGGTGATGCTGCACCCCGGGCCCGCCGATATGGCCGCGGCCCGGTCGCTGGCGCTCACCGAGGTCGCGGTCACCTACACCGGTCGCGAATCGCACGCCGCCGTCGCGCCTCACCTCGGCGTCAACGCCGGCGATGCGGTCACCGTCGCCCAGGTGGCGATCGGATTGCTGCGCCAGCAGCTCACGCCCGGACAGATGGTGCACGGCATCGTCACCCACGGCGGCGAGGCCACCAACGTCATCCCGGCGCACACCGAACTGCGTTACACCATGCGCGCCACCGACATGGCGTCGTTGCAGGCGCTGGAGTCCAGGATGGCCGGCTGTTTCTCCGCGGGAGCGGTGGCCACCGGCTGCACGCACGAGGTCCGCGAAACCGCGCCGCCGTACGATGCGCTGGCGCCGGATCCGTACCTGGCAGAGGTGTTCCGCGCGGAGATGATCCGTAACGGCCGGCATCCGCTGCCGGCGGAATTGGAGGCGGCGTTGCCACTGGGCAGCACCGACATGGGCAATGTCACCCAGCTGCTGCCGGGGATCCACCCGGTGGTCGGCATCGATGCCGGGGGAGCCACGCTGCATCAGCAGGAGTTCGCCGCCGCGGCCGCCGGCCCGAGCGCGGACAAGGCCGTCGTCGACGGATCGATCATGCTGGCGCGCACCGTTGTGGCCTTGGCGCAGAACACCGTCGAACGTGACCGGGTGCTGGCAGCACAGGCCCGCAGGAGGGCATCATGA
- a CDS encoding C40 family peptidase, translated as MPGALTAALSAPLHRLLALLGPGPAAGPASSLTALQDRLDTVAQAAARTVTHLHSDWAGAGAAAAAERLERAVTLAGELRARIAALGAAAENAAASVSDVRAALERLIADFEARAGALETRLDAPGTAEQLVDEARRAVAEALRLIEDLRAELGAQARSMTAGPAPTGPAGLSAPTSGPGPLLGAGLGGGPGTGWGGVGGVQGGAAIPQITEAAFAAGRPDPPDAAQFGIGEAVTLPDGSTATAPNAVAASAVRHALTQLGVPYQWGGTTAGVGLDCSGLTQWAYREAGLDIPRLAQEQDIGTAVSAGALLPGDLAVWDGHVAMVVGAGLMVEAGDPVQLSAIRTTNAGQGFQGFWRPTA; from the coding sequence GTGCCGGGTGCCCTCACCGCGGCGCTGAGCGCGCCGCTGCACCGGTTACTGGCCCTGCTGGGCCCCGGCCCCGCCGCCGGGCCGGCGTCGTCGCTCACCGCGCTGCAGGACCGGCTGGACACCGTCGCGCAGGCCGCCGCCCGCACCGTCACGCACCTGCACAGCGACTGGGCCGGAGCCGGCGCCGCAGCGGCCGCCGAGCGTCTGGAGCGGGCGGTGACCCTCGCCGGGGAACTGCGCGCCCGGATCGCCGCCCTCGGGGCCGCCGCCGAGAACGCCGCGGCAAGCGTCTCCGACGTCCGTGCCGCGCTGGAACGCCTGATCGCCGACTTCGAGGCGCGCGCCGGGGCGCTGGAGACCCGGCTGGATGCCCCCGGCACGGCAGAACAACTCGTCGACGAGGCCCGCCGTGCGGTGGCCGAGGCGCTGAGGCTGATCGAGGACCTGCGCGCCGAGCTCGGCGCGCAGGCCCGGTCCATGACCGCCGGCCCGGCACCGACCGGCCCCGCGGGGCTGAGCGCACCCACGAGTGGACCGGGTCCCTTGCTGGGGGCCGGCCTGGGCGGCGGGCCCGGGACGGGCTGGGGCGGGGTGGGCGGTGTCCAGGGCGGGGCGGCGATCCCACAGATCACCGAGGCGGCGTTCGCGGCGGGACGCCCCGACCCGCCCGACGCCGCACAGTTCGGGATCGGCGAGGCCGTGACCCTGCCCGACGGCAGCACGGCCACCGCACCCAACGCCGTCGCCGCCAGCGCCGTGCGGCACGCCCTGACCCAGCTCGGTGTGCCCTACCAGTGGGGCGGCACGACGGCCGGCGTCGGCCTGGACTGCAGCGGTCTGACCCAGTGGGCCTACCGCGAGGCCGGCCTGGACATCCCCCGGCTCGCGCAGGAGCAGGACATCGGGACGGCCGTCAGCGCCGGCGCGCTGCTCCCCGGTGACCTGGCCGTATGGGATGGGCACGTGGCCATGGTGGTCGGTGCGGGCCTGATGGTGGAGGCCGGTGACCCGGTCCAGCTGTCGGCGATCCGGACCACCAACGCCGGCCAGGGTTTCCAGGGTTTCTGGCGGCCCACCGCATGA
- a CDS encoding phospho-sugar mutase, with amino-acid sequence MTEAQDWIEHDPDPATAAELAACDADEIARRFAHPLTFGTAGLRGPLHGGPDGMNLAVVLRATWALAQVLKDRCLGGSAVVVGRDARHGSEDFARAAAEVLAAEGFSVTFLYTPAPTPVVAFAVRRLGAAAGVQITASHNPPRDNGYKVFVDGGLQIISPTDRDIESAIARAPHADEIARAAVEPSGVDIVAAYLERAATVRRSVGSVRVALTPMHGVGGEFALDALALAGVDDVHIVDAQFAPDPDFPTVAFPNPEEPGATDLLLALAADVDADVAVALDPDADRCAVGVPETTSDGSPRWRMLTGDETGWLLGDYLLSAHPDPATALVASTVVSSRMLAAIAAGHGAAHAETLTGFKWLSRAAAPGASLIYAYEEAIGHCVDPDAVRDKDGISAAVLVCDLVAALRSRGRTLPDALDELARRHGVHLTSAVSRRVEDAGAAMTALRTDPPAALAGVPVSVEDLAERRGQQRTDALVFSGDGLRVVVRPSGTEPKLKSYIEVRRAPTDDLAAARKTARQLMTDVAAAVAQW; translated from the coding sequence ATGACCGAGGCGCAGGACTGGATCGAACACGACCCCGACCCGGCCACCGCCGCCGAACTGGCCGCCTGCGACGCCGACGAGATCGCCCGGCGCTTCGCACACCCGCTGACCTTCGGCACCGCCGGACTGCGCGGACCGCTGCACGGCGGCCCGGACGGTATGAACCTGGCGGTGGTGTTGCGCGCGACCTGGGCGCTGGCGCAGGTGCTCAAGGACCGTTGCTTGGGCGGTTCGGCGGTGGTGGTCGGACGCGACGCCCGACACGGCTCCGAGGACTTCGCTCGCGCGGCCGCGGAAGTGCTTGCCGCCGAAGGGTTCTCGGTGACCTTCCTGTACACCCCGGCCCCCACCCCGGTGGTGGCGTTCGCGGTACGCCGACTCGGCGCGGCCGCCGGGGTGCAGATCACCGCGTCGCACAATCCACCGCGGGACAACGGCTACAAAGTCTTCGTCGACGGTGGCCTGCAGATCATCTCCCCCACCGACCGCGACATCGAGTCGGCGATCGCCCGCGCTCCGCACGCCGACGAGATCGCCCGCGCCGCAGTCGAACCGTCGGGTGTCGACATCGTCGCGGCCTATCTGGAGCGGGCCGCCACCGTGCGCCGCTCGGTCGGTTCGGTGCGGGTCGCGCTCACCCCGATGCACGGCGTCGGTGGCGAATTCGCCCTGGATGCACTGGCACTCGCCGGTGTCGACGACGTCCACATCGTCGACGCCCAGTTCGCGCCCGACCCCGACTTCCCCACCGTCGCCTTCCCCAATCCCGAGGAGCCCGGCGCCACCGATCTGCTGCTCGCACTGGCCGCCGACGTCGACGCCGACGTGGCCGTCGCCCTGGACCCCGACGCGGACCGCTGTGCGGTCGGCGTCCCCGAGACAACCTCGGACGGCAGCCCACGCTGGCGGATGCTGACCGGCGACGAAACCGGTTGGCTGCTCGGCGATTACCTGCTGTCGGCGCACCCCGATCCGGCCACCGCACTGGTGGCCAGCACCGTGGTGTCCTCCCGGATGCTCGCCGCCATCGCCGCCGGGCACGGCGCAGCGCACGCCGAGACGCTCACCGGGTTCAAGTGGCTGTCCCGCGCCGCCGCCCCGGGCGCGTCGCTGATCTACGCCTACGAGGAGGCCATCGGGCACTGCGTCGATCCCGATGCGGTGCGCGACAAGGACGGCATCAGCGCGGCCGTGCTGGTCTGCGACCTGGTCGCGGCACTGCGGTCGCGGGGCCGCACGCTGCCCGATGCGCTCGATGAGCTGGCTCGCCGGCACGGCGTGCATCTGACGTCGGCGGTATCGCGGCGGGTCGAGGATGCGGGAGCGGCCATGACGGCGCTGCGCACCGATCCCCCGGCCGCCCTTGCCGGCGTGCCGGTGTCCGTCGAAGACCTGGCCGAGCGACGCGGGCAGCAGCGCACGGACGCCCTGGTGTTCAGCGGGGACGGGCTACGCGTGGTGGTGCGCCCGTCGGGCACCGAACCGAAACTGAAGTCCTACATCGAGGTTCGCCGTGCACCGACCGATGACCTCGCCGCCGCACGGAAGACCGCGCGGCAGCTCATGACCGACGTGGCGGCGGCCGTCGCGCAGTGGTGA
- a CDS encoding purine-nucleoside phosphorylase gives MSDPQSAANDAATAIREHTGVPTHDVAVVLGSGWAPALTALGEPSASLPMADLPGFSPPTAEGHGGQVHSIRIGAHRALVLVGRIHAYEGHELRHVVHPVRTACAAGASTVILTNAAGGLRSEYTVGQPVLISDHLNLTARSPLVGAQFVDLVDAYAPRLRAVAREIDPTLAEGVYAGLPGPHYETPAEIRMLRTLGADLVGMSTVHETIAARAAGAQVLGVSLVTNLAAGMTGKPLSHQEVLEAGRQSAARMGALLAAVIARL, from the coding sequence GTGTCAGATCCCCAGTCGGCCGCCAATGACGCCGCCACCGCGATCCGCGAACACACCGGGGTGCCCACCCACGACGTCGCCGTGGTGCTCGGCTCGGGTTGGGCGCCGGCGCTGACGGCGCTCGGCGAGCCGTCGGCGTCCCTGCCGATGGCCGACCTGCCCGGATTCAGCCCGCCCACCGCGGAGGGCCACGGCGGCCAGGTGCATTCGATCCGCATCGGCGCGCACCGGGCGCTGGTGCTGGTCGGCCGCATCCACGCCTATGAGGGCCACGAGCTGCGCCATGTCGTGCATCCGGTGCGGACGGCCTGCGCGGCCGGGGCATCGACGGTGATCCTGACCAATGCCGCGGGCGGGTTGCGCAGCGAGTACACCGTCGGACAACCGGTGCTGATCAGTGATCACCTGAACCTGACCGCCCGCTCGCCATTGGTCGGGGCCCAGTTCGTCGACCTGGTGGACGCCTACGCTCCCCGGCTGCGGGCCGTCGCCCGGGAAATCGACCCCACCCTGGCCGAGGGGGTGTACGCCGGGCTGCCCGGCCCGCACTACGAGACTCCGGCCGAGATCCGGATGTTGCGCACCCTGGGCGCGGACCTGGTGGGCATGTCGACGGTGCACGAGACGATCGCCGCCCGCGCCGCCGGGGCACAGGTGCTGGGGGTGTCGCTGGTGACGAACCTGGCCGCCGGGATGACCGGCAAGCCGTTGAGCCATCAGGAAGTACTGGAGGCGGGGCGCCAATCGGCGGCCCGGATGGGTGCGCTGCTGGCCGCGGTGATCGCGCGGCTGTGA
- a CDS encoding TetR family transcriptional regulator, translating into MRRPASETKAAILQAARERFAADGYERATIRAIAADAAIDPAMVMRYFGSKEGLFAAAAEFDLDLPDLSQVPAAEVGTALAAHFLERWERDEALLILLRAGVTNEVVAERMRTIFAAQLAPVIAKAIGDPQQAPVRASLAASQVLGMALCRYVLAFGPLVDMPREDVVAWIGPTLQRYLSG; encoded by the coding sequence ATGCGTAGACCAGCCTCCGAAACCAAGGCCGCGATCCTGCAGGCAGCGCGGGAACGCTTCGCCGCCGACGGTTACGAGCGGGCCACCATCCGGGCCATCGCCGCCGACGCCGCGATCGACCCGGCCATGGTGATGCGCTACTTCGGCAGCAAGGAGGGGCTGTTCGCCGCCGCGGCCGAATTCGACCTGGACCTGCCCGACCTGTCCCAGGTGCCGGCTGCCGAGGTCGGCACCGCGCTGGCCGCGCATTTCCTGGAGCGCTGGGAACGTGACGAGGCCCTGCTCATCCTGCTGCGCGCCGGCGTTACCAATGAGGTCGTCGCAGAACGGATGCGGACCATCTTCGCCGCGCAGTTGGCGCCGGTCATCGCCAAGGCGATCGGCGACCCGCAGCAGGCGCCGGTGCGGGCGAGCCTGGCCGCCTCACAGGTGCTGGGCATGGCGCTGTGCCGGTACGTGCTCGCCTTCGGTCCGCTGGTCGACATGCCCCGCGAGGACGTCGTCGCCTGGATCGGGCCGACGCTGCAGCGCTACCTGAGCGGATAA